A window of the Helianthus annuus cultivar XRQ/B chromosome 4, HanXRQr2.0-SUNRISE, whole genome shotgun sequence genome harbors these coding sequences:
- the LOC110933093 gene encoding uncharacterized protein LOC110933093, giving the protein MGAASVGGLQWNWRHEPSTEVELNQLQDCLLLIDRIQVLDSADKWCWDTVDTDGFSVLDVKRWIVSGRPNIDQAIYRWCKWIPIKCNVFMWRMLMDRIPTKKALSRRNVNCGDGLCSFCEEFEETVDHIFTACLVATGVWNAIARWVGLPQFYFFSVADILHMEYTSSWSKEKKMALHGVL; this is encoded by the coding sequence ATGGGGGCTGCTTCGGTTGGTGGCTTACAGTGGAATTGGAGACATGAACCATCGACAGAAGTGGAGTTAAATCAGTTGCAGGATTGTCTTCTGTTGATAGATAGGATTCAAGTGCTAGATTCGGCCGATAAGTGGTGTTGGGATACAGTTGATACAGATGGGTTCTCCGTTTTGGATGTCAAGAGATGGATTGTTAGTGGTCGGCCAAACATAGACCAAGCGATTTATAGGTGGTGCAAATGGATTCCGATCAAGTGCAACGTGTTTATGTGGAGAATGCTTATGGATAGGATTCCTACGAAAAAGGCGCTTTCTAGGCGGAATGTCAACTGCGGAGACGGTTTATGTAGTTTTTGTGAGGAGTTTGAGGAGACCGTTGACCATATTTTTACGGCCTGTTTGGTTGCTACGGGAGTATGGAACGCGATAGCTAGATGGGTTGGTCTCCCTCAGTTCTACTTCTTTTCGGTGGCGGATATCCTCCATATGGAGTATACGTCTTCTTGGTCCAAGGAGAAGAAGATGGCGCTTCATGGGGTGCTGTGA